A genomic region of Methylobacterium durans contains the following coding sequences:
- a CDS encoding alpha-ketoglutarate-dependent dioxygenase AlkB produces the protein MGDAAILAPGLIHHRGHLDAGRQAELAREIEAGLSRAPFYTPRMPRTGKPFSVRMTNRGPLGWVSDAAGYRYQPAHPETGAPWPDLPAVARDAWERLAAWPAPPEACLVNLYAPQARMGLHQDRDEEDLDAPVLSLSLGAPALFRYGGLRRSDPTRSVRLMPGDALVIGGPSRLVFHGVDRVLPEEADLLSGAAPARPGFLPPGWRCNLTLRRVTRPGTGRTA, from the coding sequence ATGGGCGACGCGGCGATCCTCGCACCGGGTCTGATCCACCATCGGGGCCATCTCGACGCCGGGCGGCAGGCCGAGCTCGCGCGGGAGATCGAGGCGGGGCTCTCGCGCGCGCCCTTCTACACCCCGCGCATGCCCCGCACGGGCAAGCCCTTCTCGGTCCGCATGACCAATCGCGGCCCTCTCGGCTGGGTCTCGGACGCGGCGGGCTACCGCTACCAGCCGGCGCATCCGGAGACCGGCGCGCCCTGGCCGGACCTGCCCGCCGTCGCGAGGGACGCCTGGGAGCGCCTCGCCGCCTGGCCGGCCCCGCCCGAGGCCTGCCTCGTCAACCTCTACGCGCCGCAGGCCCGGATGGGGCTGCACCAGGACCGGGACGAGGAGGATCTCGACGCACCCGTCCTGTCCCTCTCCCTCGGGGCACCCGCCCTGTTCCGCTACGGGGGCCTGAGGCGGAGCGACCCGACCCGCTCGGTGCGGCTGATGCCGGGCGACGCCCTGGTGATCGGGGGACCCTCGCGCCTGGTCTTCCACGGCGTCGACCGCGTCCTGCCGGAGGAGGCCGACCTCCTCTCCGGCGCGGCTCCCGCGCGGCCGGGCTTCCTGCCCCCGGGCTGGCGCTGCAACCTGACGCTGCGCCGCGTGACGCGGCCGGGTACGGGCCGGACGGCTTGA
- a CDS encoding sigma-70 family RNA polymerase sigma factor, giving the protein MTSSFQEKDAARRVDAEEIAELGREDLSAAIRNYLAVPLQDYFRLAEQEPLTPRLASLVTRFEAALAAQGRAVAAGFRDDLIKALPALRTFALSLCGNVSRVDDLVQETMIKAWANQERFRPGTNFTAWVFTILRNQFYTEMRRAKREVEDADGAHAGRLTAPADQEDASTLRAVWEKIAALPQSQQQALILVGAEGCTYEEAAARLGCQVGTVKSRVSRARASLAGALADGADGLRPVPA; this is encoded by the coding sequence ATGACAAGCAGCTTTCAAGAGAAGGACGCCGCGAGGCGGGTGGACGCGGAGGAGATCGCCGAGCTCGGCCGCGAGGATCTGTCGGCGGCGATCCGCAATTACCTCGCGGTGCCGCTGCAGGATTATTTCCGCCTCGCCGAGCAGGAGCCGCTGACCCCGCGCCTCGCGAGCCTCGTGACGCGCTTCGAGGCGGCGCTCGCTGCGCAGGGGCGCGCGGTCGCGGCCGGCTTCCGGGACGACCTGATCAAGGCACTGCCGGCGCTGCGGACCTTCGCCCTGTCCCTGTGCGGCAATGTCAGCCGTGTCGACGACCTCGTCCAGGAGACCATGATCAAGGCCTGGGCGAACCAGGAGCGCTTCCGGCCCGGCACCAACTTCACCGCCTGGGTGTTCACCATCCTGCGCAACCAGTTCTACACGGAGATGCGGCGGGCCAAGCGCGAGGTCGAGGACGCGGACGGCGCCCATGCGGGGCGCCTGACCGCGCCGGCAGACCAGGAGGATGCCAGCACGCTCCGGGCGGTCTGGGAGAAGATCGCCGCCCTGCCCCAATCCCAGCAGCAGGCCCTCATCCTCGTCGGCGCCGAGGGCTGCACCTACGAGGAGGCGGCCGCGCGTCTCGGCTGCCAAGTGGGCACGGTGAAGAGCCGGGTGAGCCGTGCCCGGGCGAGCCTCGCCGGCGCGCTCGCCGACGGGGCGGATGGGCTCCGGCCCGTCCCGGCCTGA
- a CDS encoding 2,3-bisphosphoglycerate-dependent phosphoglycerate mutase — protein MDRLLVLARHGQSDWNLKKLFTGWRDPDLTDLGVEEARRAGRWLRDQGYGFDVAFTSNLKRAQRTCSLILGEMDLSDIEVIRAQALNERDYGDLSGLNKDDARERWGAEQVHQWRRSYDVPPPGGESLKDTAARVLPYYIETILPRVMAGDRVLVAAHGNSLRALVMVLDRMTPATIAALEIATGIPLVYRLKADTTVLMKTVLERDIDPD, from the coding sequence ATGGACCGCCTGCTCGTCCTCGCTCGCCACGGCCAGAGCGACTGGAACCTGAAGAAGCTGTTCACCGGCTGGCGCGACCCGGACCTGACGGATCTCGGCGTCGAGGAGGCCCGCCGGGCCGGGCGCTGGCTGCGGGACCAGGGCTACGGCTTCGACGTCGCCTTCACCTCCAACCTGAAGCGCGCGCAGCGCACCTGCTCGCTCATCCTCGGCGAGATGGACCTCTCCGACATCGAGGTGATCCGCGCCCAGGCCCTCAACGAGCGCGATTACGGCGATCTCTCGGGCCTCAACAAGGACGATGCCCGCGAGCGCTGGGGCGCCGAGCAGGTGCACCAGTGGCGCCGCTCCTACGACGTGCCGCCCCCCGGCGGCGAGAGCCTGAAGGACACCGCCGCCCGCGTCCTGCCCTACTACATCGAGACCATCCTGCCCCGCGTGATGGCGGGCGACCGGGTGCTGGTGGCCGCCCACGGCAACTCGCTCCGCGCCCTCGTCATGGTCCTCGACCGGATGACGCCCGCGACCATCGCGGCCCTCGAGATCGCCACCGGCATCCCCCTCGTCTATCGCCTGAAGGCCGACACCACGGTCCTGATGAAGACCGTGCTGGAGCGCGACATCGACCCGGATTGA